In bacterium, one genomic interval encodes:
- a CDS encoding sigma-70 family RNA polymerase sigma factor, whose product MHQQEKAVFDYSELIARCRQGDDLAWEALVRRLEGRVYAIALHYLRDREEARDSAQDIFIRLYQKLHTVRADKPFLAWVMQLSRNCCIDRLRRLNVRTPAHSVPLEDAPDLSVPLPSPEEACLDSARDRLVYRALGTLSERNREMILLKDIQEMKLVEIADLMSAPLGTIKSRWSRARVELAKAIRRMEPSAGT is encoded by the coding sequence TTGCATCAGCAAGAAAAGGCCGTGTTCGACTACAGCGAGTTGATCGCGCGCTGCCGGCAGGGCGATGATCTGGCCTGGGAAGCCCTCGTCCGGCGACTGGAGGGTAGGGTTTACGCGATCGCCCTCCACTACCTTAGGGATCGCGAGGAAGCTCGGGACAGCGCCCAGGACATTTTCATCCGGCTGTACCAGAAGCTTCACACCGTTCGGGCCGATAAGCCATTCCTGGCCTGGGTGATGCAGCTCTCGCGGAACTGCTGTATCGATCGGCTCCGGCGGCTGAACGTTCGAACGCCCGCACACTCCGTGCCGCTCGAGGACGCTCCGGACCTGAGCGTCCCGCTGCCGAGTCCGGAGGAAGCTTGCCTGGACAGCGCTCGTGACCGGTTGGTCTACCGGGCGCTCGGCACCCTGAGCGAGCGCAATCGCGAGATGATCCTGCTCAAGGATATCCAGGAGATGAAGCTGGTCGAGATCGCCGACCTGATGTCGGCGCCGCTGGGGACGATCAAATCGCGTTGGAGCCGAGCCCGGGTAGAGCTGGCGAAAGCGATTCGAAGAATGGAGCCCTCCGCAGGGACCTGA
- a CDS encoding zf-HC2 domain-containing protein produces MNCHDFETQFEGFLAGSLSAEARSRCESHLGRCSSCSELVELARLPVEPSTELASAFVNGVLSQTSGPACRRAEENLALFADRLMPEGGDRDLLAAHVASCADCSELVAELERSRLDLPRLAIVRPETSLVDDVLRRTLPVTVRARRWWVEAWPRWVRRPRFASELAYACTLVLVLIFGTPVSPLQAMPERALEIARTQPLDRYQEFRSTMGEVIEIRLRAIADDGVERAETLAIAARETAGTILQEVASWFVSAETEASADDEQSNKETS; encoded by the coding sequence ATGAACTGTCACGATTTTGAAACGCAATTCGAGGGCTTTCTGGCAGGGAGTCTCTCCGCCGAGGCTCGAAGCCGATGCGAGTCGCATCTCGGTCGATGCTCTTCTTGCAGCGAGCTCGTCGAGCTGGCTCGGCTTCCGGTCGAGCCCTCGACCGAGCTCGCGAGTGCTTTCGTCAACGGAGTCCTCAGCCAGACCAGTGGGCCCGCATGTCGTCGTGCCGAGGAGAATCTGGCCCTCTTCGCCGACCGGCTCATGCCGGAGGGCGGTGATCGGGACCTGCTCGCCGCCCACGTCGCGTCGTGCGCGGACTGCTCCGAGCTGGTTGCCGAGCTCGAGCGGTCGCGTCTTGATCTGCCCCGGCTCGCGATCGTGCGGCCGGAAACCAGCCTGGTCGATGACGTTCTGCGACGCACCTTGCCGGTGACGGTTCGCGCCCGGCGCTGGTGGGTCGAGGCCTGGCCGCGGTGGGTGCGCCGGCCGCGCTTCGCTTCCGAGCTCGCCTATGCCTGTACCTTGGTGCTGGTGCTCATCTTTGGCACGCCGGTCTCGCCGCTCCAGGCGATGCCGGAACGAGCGCTCGAGATCGCACGCACTCAGCCGCTCGATCGCTACCAGGAGTTTCGTTCGACGATGGGCGAGGTGATCGAGATCAGGCTGCGCGCGATTGCGGACGACGGCGTCGAGCGCGCGGAGACCCTAGCGATCGCTGCCCGCGAGACCGCCGGAACCATTCTCCAGGAGGTTGCGTCTTGGTTTGTGAGCGCCGAGACCGAAGCATCGGCGGACGACGAGCAATCAAACAAGGAGACATCATGA
- a CDS encoding acyl-CoA dehydrogenase has translation MVLTKAKGPGSAVGEVQPADSGIGQDPSGERATDKGGSFLFTPVEHEVFCRERFSEEQTEIERMVREFAVERIAPHREELATHNEDLSRSLLREVGELGLTGIDIPEAFGGMGLDKTTSALVVEALTLSGASSWIVTFSCHTGIGTLPLVFFGNEEQKKKYLPKLATVESLSAYSLSEAEAGSDALSLGATARLSEDGTEYVLNGSKIYVTNGGWADLFTVFAKIDGKLMSAFLVERGSEGLTIGPEEKKLGIKGSSTVSLFLEDVRVPVGNLLGKPGDGGSIALNILNIGRFKLGAADLGGCKWVTDLATGYALERQQFGQPIAFFEANRKKLAEMVVRTYILDSVIYRTVGLMDGCIAELDPDDPEYDRRAIEALEEYAIEASISKIVGSESMFQLADHGIQIYGGNGFSEEYPMAGAWRNTRIDRIFEGTNEINRMVIYGYYLKKALMEELPLRDAAKEWLEVSGGPAAKTTTGATGAAADEFLAWEMESLDVARRLTVRLLHEAISLYGQDLRNAQVVGEDLADLIIGFFGASSAVNRIRQLGDMAAKDSGYRSLAKLVVATFLEDVWRIYFRLRPILLSAGYAESLAADFDGQVGRLHLPFDFVAEVHCLTNDLFHHKQYRFG, from the coding sequence ATGGTGTTGACCAAGGCGAAGGGACCCGGCTCCGCGGTGGGCGAAGTGCAACCTGCCGATTCGGGAATCGGCCAGGATCCGAGCGGCGAGCGGGCGACGGACAAAGGGGGCTCGTTTCTGTTCACACCGGTGGAGCACGAGGTGTTCTGCCGGGAGCGGTTCTCCGAGGAGCAGACCGAGATCGAGCGAATGGTGCGGGAGTTCGCGGTCGAGAGGATCGCGCCTCACCGCGAAGAGCTGGCGACCCACAACGAGGATCTCAGCCGAAGCCTGCTGCGCGAAGTCGGCGAGCTCGGGCTCACCGGTATCGATATTCCGGAGGCCTTCGGTGGCATGGGCTTGGACAAGACGACTTCGGCCCTGGTGGTGGAGGCTCTCACCCTGTCGGGGGCCAGCTCTTGGATCGTGACCTTCTCGTGTCACACCGGCATCGGCACGCTGCCGCTCGTCTTCTTCGGCAACGAGGAACAGAAGAAGAAGTACCTGCCGAAGTTGGCGACGGTGGAGTCGCTGAGTGCCTATTCCCTGAGCGAGGCCGAAGCGGGATCGGACGCTCTCAGCCTGGGTGCGACCGCTCGCCTGTCCGAGGACGGCACCGAGTACGTTCTCAACGGCTCGAAGATCTATGTGACCAACGGCGGCTGGGCGGACCTCTTCACCGTCTTCGCCAAGATCGACGGCAAGTTGATGAGCGCCTTCCTGGTCGAGCGTGGCAGCGAAGGGCTGACCATAGGGCCCGAGGAGAAGAAGCTGGGCATCAAGGGCTCGTCGACGGTGAGCCTGTTTCTCGAGGACGTCCGGGTACCGGTCGGGAACCTGCTCGGGAAGCCCGGCGACGGCGGCTCGATCGCCCTCAATATTCTGAATATCGGCCGCTTCAAGCTCGGCGCCGCGGACCTCGGCGGCTGCAAGTGGGTCACCGATCTCGCGACCGGGTACGCGCTCGAACGGCAACAGTTCGGCCAGCCGATCGCCTTCTTCGAGGCCAATCGCAAGAAGCTCGCCGAGATGGTGGTGCGGACCTACATTCTGGACAGCGTCATCTACCGAACCGTGGGCTTGATGGACGGCTGCATCGCTGAGCTCGATCCCGACGATCCTGAATACGACCGGCGAGCGATCGAGGCCTTGGAGGAGTACGCGATCGAGGCTTCGATTTCGAAAATCGTCGGATCCGAATCCATGTTCCAGCTCGCCGATCACGGCATCCAGATCTACGGCGGCAACGGCTTCTCGGAGGAGTATCCGATGGCCGGGGCGTGGCGCAACACCCGCATCGACCGCATTTTCGAGGGCACCAACGAGATCAACCGCATGGTGATCTACGGCTATTACCTCAAGAAGGCGCTGATGGAGGAGCTGCCCCTGCGCGACGCGGCCAAGGAATGGCTCGAGGTGTCCGGAGGCCCTGCTGCGAAAACGACGACCGGTGCAACCGGCGCGGCGGCGGACGAATTCCTCGCTTGGGAGATGGAGTCGCTCGACGTCGCTCGCCGATTGACGGTCCGGCTTCTGCACGAGGCGATCTCGCTCTACGGTCAGGACCTGCGCAACGCCCAGGTGGTCGGCGAGGATCTGGCCGACCTGATCATCGGCTTCTTCGGCGCGTCGTCGGCGGTGAACCGGATTCGCCAGCTCGGGGATATGGCTGCTAAAGACAGCGGCTACCGGTCGCTCGCGAAGCTCGTCGTCGCGACC